From a single Paenibacillus sp. FSL W8-0426 genomic region:
- a CDS encoding DUF4135 domain-containing protein, protein MPQEISCYDYRYGGYVPLLHVPGSIDIHFENIIDYGEYPLFIEMETLFSNEVEQRRLGRYPFMNRRLEDIALGSDPRSKILLGIFLRIMLF, encoded by the coding sequence ATGCCTCAAGAGATTTCGTGCTATGATTATCGTTATGGCGGGTACGTTCCGCTGCTGCATGTTCCGGGTTCAATTGATATTCATTTTGAGAATATTATCGATTATGGAGAATATCCTCTATTCATAGAAATGGAAACCCTGTTTTCAAATGAAGTCGAGCAGAGAAGGCTTGGCCGCTACCCGTTCATGAACCGTCGTTTGGAAGATATCGCACTTGGCAGCGATCCGAGATCCAAAATACTTCTTGGTATTTTTTTGAGAATAATGTTATTCTAA
- the rseP gene encoding RIP metalloprotease RseP, with amino-acid sequence METLKIAFYVFMMFFVIVAIHEWGHYYFAKRAGILVREFAIGFGPKMFSYKRGETQFTFRLLPFGGYARMAGEDPDISLIDVGQTICVRIKDGSIEKIFTANLEKYKNVIKGEVLHVDLETNLQLELDVDGERMAFSVHPQALIVGKDNTMQIAPKDRWFSSKTVGQRAMAIFAGPLMNFVLAFALFIIYIQVSGVPVENPSYIKIAEVSANGPAQQAGLKEGDIIKSINGTAVGADQQKLISLISESKGKSMDWMIERGGQEASVSVTPADVDGSGNGKVGISLGYPTRQAGFIETLSLSGKYTIETSKLIFKGLQQLVQNFALDDIGGPVRTIEVTGEIAKSGLDRLIYWSAMISINLGIFNLLPIPALDGSRLIFLGIEAVRGRPLNPNREGMVHFIGFAMLFVLMLAVTYNDILRLINR; translated from the coding sequence TTGGAAACTCTAAAAATCGCGTTCTATGTGTTCATGATGTTTTTTGTGATTGTTGCCATTCATGAATGGGGCCATTATTATTTTGCGAAGCGTGCAGGCATTTTGGTTCGTGAGTTTGCTATCGGTTTTGGTCCTAAAATGTTTTCATATAAAAGAGGCGAAACTCAGTTTACGTTCCGGTTGCTTCCATTTGGCGGTTATGCCAGAATGGCAGGCGAAGATCCTGATATTTCTCTTATAGACGTAGGGCAAACCATATGCGTTCGCATCAAAGACGGCAGCATCGAAAAGATATTCACCGCCAACCTCGAAAAGTATAAGAATGTCATTAAGGGTGAGGTCCTGCATGTGGATTTGGAGACAAATCTGCAGTTGGAATTGGATGTGGATGGGGAACGTATGGCATTTTCCGTTCATCCTCAAGCCCTTATCGTAGGAAAAGACAACACCATGCAGATTGCGCCTAAAGATCGTTGGTTCAGCAGCAAAACGGTCGGGCAGCGTGCTATGGCTATTTTTGCAGGGCCGCTGATGAATTTCGTGCTTGCGTTTGCATTGTTTATTATCTATATCCAGGTGAGCGGCGTTCCCGTTGAAAATCCTTCTTACATAAAAATAGCCGAGGTTTCGGCTAATGGGCCTGCGCAGCAGGCAGGTTTGAAGGAAGGGGACATCATCAAGTCCATTAACGGTACGGCTGTTGGGGCGGATCAACAGAAACTGATCAGTCTCATCTCCGAATCCAAAGGCAAATCTATGGATTGGATGATAGAACGGGGAGGTCAGGAGGCCTCCGTCTCTGTAACTCCTGCGGACGTTGATGGATCGGGAAACGGCAAGGTAGGGATCTCTCTTGGATATCCGACCAGACAAGCCGGTTTCATCGAAACGCTGTCGCTTTCGGGCAAATATACCATCGAAACATCCAAACTGATCTTTAAAGGTCTTCAGCAGCTCGTGCAAAATTTTGCCTTGGACGATATCGGGGGGCCTGTAAGAACGATTGAGGTTACCGGAGAGATTGCTAAATCTGGTTTGGATCGATTAATATATTGGAGCGCCATGATTAGCATTAACCTGGGTATTTTCAACCTGCTGCCGATCCCGGCGCTGGACGGAAGCCGTCTCATCTTTCTCGGGATCGAAGCGGTGCGCGGCCGGCCTCTGAACCCGAATCGGGAAGGCATGGTACATTTTATCGGTTTTGCGATGTTGTTTGTGCTAATGCTTGCAGTAACTTATAATGATATTCTACGATTAATTAACAGATAA
- the proS gene encoding proline--tRNA ligase, with protein sequence MSKENDKQFVTEITPQGEDFSRWYIDVIKKADLMDYSPVRGCIVFKPDGFEIWEHIKDELDRRFRETGHRNAYFPMFIPESFFQKEKEHVEGFNPELPWVTEAGGEKLEERLAIRPTSETIIGHMYSKWIQSYRDLPVLINQWANVVRWEKRTLPFLRTSEFLWQEGHTAHETEEEAREETMRMLEIYREVVEEYLAIPVISGQKTPSEKFAGAVDTYSIEAMMKDGRAVQAGTSHYMGTNFAKAFEIQYLSRENVLEHAYTTSWGVSTRLIGALIMVHGDDRGLALPPKVAPTQVVMIPIGPPKTRDAVVGRADELFSELKKAGIRVKMDDRSDVRPGWKFNEYEMRGVPVRLEIGPRDMENGVCVLVSRITGEKKVIEQANLVEEVQNMLAQVQGEMLERARSFMSENFYSVDTLDEMKQLMENKRGFTLAGWCGSEACEDKVREVTGATSRNIPFEPKEQKHTCLACGEKAKHTVVFARAY encoded by the coding sequence ATGTCGAAGGAAAATGATAAACAGTTCGTGACTGAAATTACGCCACAGGGAGAGGACTTTTCCCGCTGGTATATTGATGTGATTAAAAAAGCCGATTTGATGGATTATTCCCCGGTGCGCGGCTGCATCGTGTTCAAGCCGGACGGATTTGAAATCTGGGAGCATATCAAGGATGAGCTGGATCGCCGTTTCCGCGAAACGGGCCATCGCAATGCCTACTTCCCGATGTTCATTCCGGAGAGCTTTTTCCAGAAGGAAAAAGAGCATGTGGAAGGCTTCAATCCCGAGCTGCCTTGGGTCACCGAGGCTGGCGGAGAAAAGCTGGAAGAGCGGCTTGCGATCCGCCCGACGTCGGAAACGATCATCGGTCACATGTATTCGAAATGGATCCAGTCCTATCGTGACCTGCCCGTTCTGATCAACCAATGGGCGAACGTTGTTCGTTGGGAGAAAAGAACGCTGCCGTTCCTGCGTACAAGCGAATTCCTTTGGCAGGAAGGCCATACGGCGCATGAGACCGAAGAAGAAGCACGTGAAGAAACGATGCGCATGCTGGAAATTTACCGCGAAGTGGTCGAAGAGTATTTGGCCATTCCGGTGATCAGCGGTCAGAAGACGCCTTCCGAGAAATTCGCGGGAGCGGTGGACACGTACTCGATCGAAGCGATGATGAAAGATGGACGCGCCGTACAAGCCGGAACTTCCCACTACATGGGCACGAACTTTGCCAAAGCCTTTGAAATCCAGTACCTCAGCCGCGAAAACGTGCTTGAGCATGCCTATACGACATCCTGGGGTGTAAGCACGCGTTTGATCGGAGCACTGATCATGGTTCATGGCGATGATCGTGGATTGGCACTTCCTCCAAAAGTGGCACCAACGCAAGTCGTGATGATTCCGATCGGACCGCCAAAAACGCGTGATGCCGTCGTTGGCCGTGCCGACGAGTTGTTCTCCGAATTGAAAAAAGCGGGCATTCGCGTAAAAATGGATGACCGCAGCGACGTACGTCCTGGTTGGAAGTTCAACGAGTATGAAATGCGCGGAGTCCCTGTCCGTCTGGAAATCGGACCTCGCGACATGGAGAATGGCGTTTGTGTCCTCGTATCCCGCATCACGGGCGAGAAAAAAGTGATTGAACAGGCTAACCTGGTGGAAGAAGTGCAGAACATGCTGGCACAGGTACAAGGCGAAATGCTGGAGCGTGCCCGCAGCTTTATGTCGGAAAACTTCTACTCCGTGGATACGCTGGACGAAATGAAACAGCTCATGGAAAACAAACGCGGCTTTACGCTGGCTGGCTGGTGCGGCTCGGAAGCTTGCGAAGATAAGGTTCGCGAAGTGACGGGGGCAACAAGCCGCAACATTCCGTTCGAGCCAAAGGAACAAAAGCATACCTGCTTGGCTTGCGGTGAAAAAGCGAAACATACCGTTGTGTTTGCAAGAGCCTACTAA